One region of Polypterus senegalus isolate Bchr_013 chromosome 11, ASM1683550v1, whole genome shotgun sequence genomic DNA includes:
- the ccdc85b gene encoding coiled-coil domain-containing protein 85B, which translates to MGSDSEIFNRELSKMSDEDLLACTKEDLVMRLRKEESDKIAALIQRGRLIKEVNKQLQEHLLEIRELKLVNQRLQEENQELRDLCCFLDDDRLKVKKLAREWQLFGHHAAKVMREDLGGYIKKLSELERLQEGLVKENLDLKELCLVLEEECVSRTDSSPAGSSELNLPCMARDLGDGSSSTGSVGSPDQLHLVCSPDD; encoded by the coding sequence ATGGGGAGCGACAGTGAGATTTTCAATAGAGAACTATCGAAGATGTCCGATGAGGATCTTTTGGCCTGCACCAAGGAAGATCTGGTCATGCGCTTGAGGAAGGAGGAATCAGACAAAATAGCGGCCCTCATCCAAAGAGGCCGATTGATCAAGGAGGTGAACAAGCAGCTACAAGAGCACCTGCTGGAAATCCGAGAGCTCAAACTGGTCAACCAGCGGCTACAAGAGGAGAATCAGGAGCTTCGGGACCTCTGCTGCTTCCTTGACGATGATCGACTCAAAGTGAAAAAGCTAGCTAGGGAGTGGCAATTGTTCGGACACCACGCCGCCAAGGTGATGCGGGAGGATCTCGGAGGCTACATTAAGAAGCTGTCCGAGCTAGAACGTCTACAGGAAGGTTTAGTAAAGGAGAACCTCGATCTTAAGGAGCTCTGCCTGGTGCTCGAGGAAGAGTGCGTGAGCAGGACGGACAGCAGCCCCGCAGGCTCGTCTGAACTGAACCTGCCCTGTATGGCTCGGGACCTTGGGGATGGCAGTTCTAGCACTGGCAGCGTGGGAAGCCCCGACCAACTCCACCTGGTATGCTCTCCGGACGACTAA